In a genomic window of Candidatus Bathyarchaeota archaeon:
- a CDS encoding zinc finger domain-containing protein → MSEKLSLVTCTSCGKPIPPGSESTKFQCPNCGEIQIKRDGKCRKFGRLYKCPKCGFQGP, encoded by the coding sequence ATGTCAGAAAAACTGTCCCTAGTCACATGCACAAGCTGCGGAAAACCAATTCCGCCTGGCAGTGAATCCACAAAATTCCAATGTCCCAACTGCGGTGAAATCCAAATCAAACGCGACGGCAAATGCCGCAAATTCGGCCGCCTCTACAAATGCCCCAAATGCGGCTTCCAAGGACCATAA
- a CDS encoding elongation factor 1-beta, giving the protein MGWILVVYKVFPEDILPSFDDLKQKVTAILPEHSSVEGWGEEDVAFGLKALLVQVRFPEEKMGLVDEFETALAKIPGVSQAQSFNIRRTSRDK; this is encoded by the coding sequence ATGGGCTGGATTCTTGTAGTCTACAAAGTTTTCCCCGAAGACATCCTGCCAAGCTTTGATGACTTAAAACAAAAAGTCACAGCCATCTTGCCCGAACACAGCTCCGTTGAAGGATGGGGCGAAGAAGACGTGGCCTTTGGCCTCAAAGCCTTGCTTGTCCAAGTCCGATTCCCCGAAGAAAAAATGGGATTAGTCGACGAATTCGAAACCGCCTTAGCAAAAATCCCCGGCGTAAGTCAAGCACAAAGCTTCAACATCCGCCGCACCAGCCGCGACAAGTAA
- a CDS encoding CDC48 family AAA ATPase has protein sequence MSEVQLRVGDARQRDVGRGIARIDQRTMQKLGISAGDVIEIVNKRTTSAIAWPAYSEDQNRDIIRIDGFTRKNSGVAINEYVVVRPAKVKTALSVTLAPVDMRLNVDEDFTNFVKNRLMERTLVEGDTTLVMMLGHAIPFTVSKTRPHGIIKVTTETRLTILNEPAPEGKGLPRTTYEDIGGLHEEIQRVREMVELPLRHPELFQRLGIEPPKGVLLHGPPGCGKTLLARAVANESEANFYSINGPEIMSKFYGESEARLREIFQQAQQNAPSIIFVDELDAIAPKREEVTGEVERRVVAQLLALMDGLSGRGNVIVIGATNRPGALDPALRRPGRFDREIEISVPDKKGRYEVLQIHTRGMPLAEDVDLLKLSAMTHGYTGADLSALSRETAMKALRRYLPQINLEEERIPPAVLEKMEVTMDDFVGAYKEVTPTAMREVYIEVSTVHWEDAGGLEDVKQHLKESVEWPIKTPEIFTKLGIRPPKGILLYGPPGCGKTLLARAVSTESEANFISIKGPEVFSKWVGESEKAIREVFRKARMAAPAVIFLDEIDSLTPRRGMGMSDSGVSERVISQLLTEMDGITTLQDIVVIAATNRPDMVDSAVLRPGRFDRLIYVPEPDEKSRLQIFKIYTKGMPIGADVDLNQLTIATKYYSGADIESLCREAAMHALRRDVNSREVVMKDFQDALKEMGPSITPDMEKWYKSFMQQIRQVQKPATPVA, from the coding sequence ATGAGTGAAGTACAACTACGCGTCGGAGACGCACGGCAAAGAGATGTCGGCAGAGGAATAGCCCGCATCGACCAACGCACAATGCAGAAACTCGGCATAAGCGCTGGTGACGTAATCGAGATAGTTAACAAACGCACAACAAGCGCGATTGCTTGGCCAGCCTACAGCGAAGACCAAAACCGCGACATCATACGAATCGACGGATTCACCCGCAAAAACAGCGGCGTCGCCATCAACGAATACGTCGTGGTCCGCCCAGCCAAAGTTAAAACAGCCCTATCCGTCACCCTCGCGCCAGTGGATATGCGTCTCAACGTGGATGAAGACTTCACAAACTTTGTCAAAAATCGCCTCATGGAACGCACCCTCGTCGAAGGCGACACCACTCTAGTTATGATGCTTGGCCACGCTATACCCTTCACCGTATCCAAAACTCGTCCTCACGGCATCATAAAAGTCACAACCGAAACCCGCTTAACAATCCTCAACGAACCTGCCCCCGAAGGCAAAGGTCTCCCACGCACCACCTACGAAGACATCGGCGGACTACACGAAGAAATCCAGCGCGTCCGAGAAATGGTCGAACTACCTCTACGTCACCCCGAACTCTTCCAACGCCTCGGCATTGAACCCCCCAAAGGCGTACTACTCCACGGTCCACCTGGCTGTGGTAAAACCCTGCTCGCACGCGCAGTCGCCAACGAGTCAGAAGCCAACTTCTACTCAATTAACGGCCCCGAAATCATGAGCAAATTCTACGGCGAATCAGAAGCTCGACTACGCGAAATCTTCCAGCAAGCCCAACAAAACGCTCCCAGCATCATCTTTGTCGACGAACTCGACGCCATTGCACCTAAGCGTGAAGAAGTCACTGGCGAAGTAGAACGACGTGTCGTCGCCCAACTATTGGCACTTATGGATGGTCTTTCGGGGCGTGGAAACGTCATTGTTATCGGCGCTACCAACCGACCTGGCGCGCTTGACCCTGCATTGCGCAGACCTGGCCGATTTGACCGTGAAATCGAAATCAGCGTTCCCGACAAGAAAGGCCGCTACGAGGTGCTTCAAATCCACACCCGCGGCATGCCGCTGGCTGAAGACGTTGACCTCTTGAAACTCTCAGCTATGACTCATGGCTACACAGGCGCAGACCTCTCCGCATTGAGCAGAGAAACTGCCATGAAAGCTCTGCGTCGCTACCTGCCCCAGATTAACCTTGAAGAAGAACGCATCCCTCCAGCTGTGCTCGAAAAGATGGAGGTCACAATGGATGACTTCGTGGGCGCCTACAAGGAAGTCACTCCTACTGCTATGCGTGAAGTCTACATCGAAGTTTCAACTGTGCATTGGGAAGATGCAGGTGGCTTGGAAGATGTTAAGCAGCATCTCAAAGAATCCGTGGAGTGGCCGATAAAGACCCCTGAAATATTCACTAAACTCGGAATTAGGCCCCCCAAAGGTATCCTACTCTATGGTCCACCTGGCTGCGGCAAAACCCTGCTTGCACGTGCTGTCTCAACTGAGAGTGAAGCCAACTTCATTTCCATCAAAGGTCCAGAGGTCTTTAGCAAATGGGTCGGCGAATCCGAGAAAGCTATCCGCGAAGTCTTCCGCAAAGCCCGTATGGCGGCCCCTGCAGTCATATTCCTTGACGAAATCGACTCCCTGACCCCCAGACGTGGTATGGGCATGAGCGACAGCGGTGTCTCTGAACGAGTCATCAGCCAACTCCTAACCGAAATGGACGGCATAACTACCCTCCAAGACATAGTGGTCATCGCTGCAACCAACCGTCCCGACATGGTGGACTCGGCAGTTCTGCGTCCCGGAAGATTTGACCGTCTTATCTATGTGCCTGAACCCGACGAAAAAAGCCGTCTCCAAATCTTCAAAATATACACTAAAGGTATGCCTATTGGTGCAGATGTTGACCTCAACCAGCTGACCATTGCTACAAAGTACTATTCTGGCGCGGACATTGAATCTCTTTGCCGTGAAGCTGCGATGCATGCACTGAGACGTGATGTGAACAGCCGAGAAGTCGTGATGAAGGATTTCCAAGATGCCCTTAAAGAAATGGGTCCCAGCATCACGCCTGATATGGAGAAATGGTACAAGAGTTTTATGCAGCAAATCCGACAAGTACAAAAGCCAGCAACCCCAGTTGCATAG